In Alkalimarinus alittae, the DNA window AAAGACCAATCAAAAATGTTTCTGGCGGGCCCTCCGCTACTTAAAGCGGCTACCGGTGAAGTCGCGACTGACGAAGAACTCGGTGGCGCCGATATGCACGCCAGTATTGCGGGAACCGCTGAGTACATGGCTGAAGATGACTCAGATGGCATCCGCATAGCGCGAGAAATAGTTCGAAGCATCCCTTGGAATGAGCAACTTCCTCCTAAAACATCCAAGCAATGGAAAGCGCCACTGTACTCGCCAAAAGAGTTAATAGGCGTTGTACCGAGTGACGCCAAGCGCCCTTACGATGTACGGGAAGTTATTGCGCGCATTGCTGATGGTTCTGAGTTTCTAGACTTTAAACCGTTATTCGACAATCAAACTGTTTGCGGTCATATCACTATAGAAGGACACGCCTGCGGCATCATCGGCAATAACGGCCCTATCACCCCTAAAGGCGCCGCCAAAGCAGCGCAGTTTATTCAGCTTTGTGAGCAATCTAATACTGCCATACTGTTTTTTCACAACACCACAGGCTTTATGGTCGGCACAGACTCAGAGCAAAATGGGGTCATAAAGCACGGCTCAAAAATGCTGCAAGCGGTAGCCAATGCCACAGTACCCAAACTCACCGTTGTTATCGGTGGCTCTTATGGTGCGGGTAACTACGCCATGTGTGGTCGCGGGCTTGACCCTCGGTTTATATTTGCATGGCCTAACAACCGTACAGCCGTCATGGGTGGCGCTCAAGCAGGTAAGGTTTTGCGCATAGTGACCGAAGAAAAACATGCCAAGATGGGCAAAGAAGCAGACCCCAAAATGCTAGATATGATTGAACAAGCAACGGCCCAAAAACTAGACGCTGGCTCAACCCCACTCTACGGCACCGCAAGACTGTGGGATGACGGGTTAATAGACCCGCGCGACACGCGCAGCATTTTAGCCTATGTACTCGACATTTGTACCGAAGCAACCGTCAGGCCACTGTGCCCAACCCGTTTCGGCGTTCCAAGATTGTAGCCATGATGTAAGGAGGCACGACTGAAATCAAGGACGTGGCAGCTGCGGAGTGCAGAGCCCACCCCTGATTTCGCGTTGATGCATCAAGGCTACAAGGGCTGCTAAACGACTAGAACAAGAAATATTAAAAATATAAGGTAATCACCATGCTATTTACACAAGAACACAACGAACTTCGCCGTACCGTAAAGAACTTTGTAGAAAACGAAATAAACCCGTATTGCGACGAATGGGAAGCAGCAGGCACTTTCCCCATGCGAGCACTATTCAAAAAAATGGGTGACCTCGGTTTATTGGGTATAAGCAAGCCAGAAGAGTATGGTGGCATGGGGCTTGATTACAGCTATAACATTGTCGCAGCTGAAGCATTAGGCGCCGCCCATTGTGGTGGGGTACCGCTAGCGATTGGCGTTCAAACCGATATGTGCACACCTGCCCTAGCACGCTTTGGTTCAGATGAACTACGTAAAGAATTTCTTGCACCTGCTATTGCAGGCGACATGATCGGCTGTATTGGTGTGAGTGAGCCCGGTGCGGGTTCTGACGTCGCAGGTCTTAAAACAACCGCTAAAAAAGACGGTGATGATTACATCATCAACGGCACAAAAATGTGGATTACCAACGCTCCAAGTGCTGACTTTATCTGCCTGTTAGCTAACACCTCTGACGACAAACCACATATCAACAAATCACTCATCGTAGTACCGATGAACACACCTGGTATCACCGTTGCGCCAAAGCTTGAAAAGATGGGGATGCGTTCATCTGAAACCGCACAGGTATTTTTCGACGATGTGCGTGTTCCTCAGCGTAACCGTATCGGTAACGAAGGTATGGGCTTCATGATGCAGATGATGCAGTTCCAAGAAGAACGCATGTTTGGTGCTGCTAACACGCTCATGGGGCTTGAAGGCTGCGTGAACAAGACTATCGCCTACTGTAAAGAGCGTGAAACTTTCGGGCAACCGCTAATCAACAATCAAGTGATTCACTTCCGTCTTGCTGAGTTGCAAACTGAAATAGAAGCCTTACGCGCCTTAACCTACCACTCAGTTGAACTTTATCTCAGCGGTAAAGATGCAACACGATTAGCCTCGATGGCAAAACTAAAAGCCGGCCGACTCGGCCGTGAAGTAACGGATGCGTGCCTACAGTATTGGGGCGGTATGGGCTACATGTGGGACAACCCTATTTCTCGTTGCATGCGCGATATTCGTTTAGTGTCGATTGGTGGTGGTGCAGACGAGATCATGTTGGGCATTATTTGTAAGATGATGGGGATTCTGCCGGGTAAGAAAAAGAAGTAAACCCAAAGCACCCCCCCCGTAGCCGTGATGCAAGGAGGCACGACTGGAATCAAGGAAATGGCCACTGCGGAATGCAGAACCAACCCTGATTACGCTTCGCTATATCAAGGCTACATCGAATGATACTTGGCAAATTATTAAATGGTTAAACTATGAATTTACCCACAACCGAAACATTACTTTTAGAACAAAAAGACCACGCGCTACACATCACACTCAACCGCCCCAAAGCTCGCAATGCCATGAGCCTACAAATGGTGCATGAGCTAATGGCGGTATTTGAAAGCATTAAAGATGACCGCTCAGTGCGTGCCGTAGTCTTGCGAGGCGCAGACGGTCATTTCTGTGCTGGCGGTGATATTAAAGACATGGCGGGAGCACGCGCAGCCGCCAGCAACGCAGACGAACAGAATGACCCGTATTACAACCTCAACCGCGAGTTTGGCCGTATGCTTACGCAGGTTAATAGCGCGCCACAAGTGGTGATCGCGGTAACAGAAGGGGCGGTACTTGGAGGCGGCTTTGGTTTGGTCTGTGTGTCGGATGTAGCCATTACGGCAGAGTCAGCAAAATTTGGCTTGCCTGAAACCGGGCTAGGTATTCCACCCGCACAAATTGCCCCCTTTGTAGTTAACCGCATTGGGTTAACCCAA includes these proteins:
- a CDS encoding acyl-CoA carboxylase subunit beta; its protein translation is MPVLQSQIDTHSNEFQENSEAMQACIDEFRAVEQKVLDKANESKAKIHKRGKLLPRERLRLLLDRGAPFLEICPLAGYKMHDDKDGSMAGGGVISGIGYVEGVRCLIMASNSAIKGGTISPAGLDKSLRVQEIARENKLPIVTLAESGGANLNYATDIFVQGARGFANQARLSAAGIPQITIVHGNATAGGAYQPGLSDYNVVIKDQSKMFLAGPPLLKAATGEVATDEELGGADMHASIAGTAEYMAEDDSDGIRIAREIVRSIPWNEQLPPKTSKQWKAPLYSPKELIGVVPSDAKRPYDVREVIARIADGSEFLDFKPLFDNQTVCGHITIEGHACGIIGNNGPITPKGAAKAAQFIQLCEQSNTAILFFHNTTGFMVGTDSEQNGVIKHGSKMLQAVANATVPKLTVVIGGSYGAGNYAMCGRGLDPRFIFAWPNNRTAVMGGAQAGKVLRIVTEEKHAKMGKEADPKMLDMIEQATAQKLDAGSTPLYGTARLWDDGLIDPRDTRSILAYVLDICTEATVRPLCPTRFGVPRL
- a CDS encoding acyl-CoA dehydrogenase family protein, encoding MLFTQEHNELRRTVKNFVENEINPYCDEWEAAGTFPMRALFKKMGDLGLLGISKPEEYGGMGLDYSYNIVAAEALGAAHCGGVPLAIGVQTDMCTPALARFGSDELRKEFLAPAIAGDMIGCIGVSEPGAGSDVAGLKTTAKKDGDDYIINGTKMWITNAPSADFICLLANTSDDKPHINKSLIVVPMNTPGITVAPKLEKMGMRSSETAQVFFDDVRVPQRNRIGNEGMGFMMQMMQFQEERMFGAANTLMGLEGCVNKTIAYCKERETFGQPLINNQVIHFRLAELQTEIEALRALTYHSVELYLSGKDATRLASMAKLKAGRLGREVTDACLQYWGGMGYMWDNPISRCMRDIRLVSIGGGADEIMLGIICKMMGILPGKKKK
- a CDS encoding enoyl-CoA hydratase/isomerase family protein, whose translation is MNLPTTETLLLEQKDHALHITLNRPKARNAMSLQMVHELMAVFESIKDDRSVRAVVLRGADGHFCAGGDIKDMAGARAAASNADEQNDPYYNLNREFGRMLTQVNSAPQVVIAVTEGAVLGGGFGLVCVSDVAITAESAKFGLPETGLGIPPAQIAPFVVNRIGLTQTRRLALLGARFDGTEAARLGIVHTVCSDEDIEQELEAVLTQVKRCAPEANIITKALILSVGNDELDNVLDHAARSFSDCVQGKEGQEGTMAFIQKRRPNWA